From the Zonotrichia albicollis isolate bZonAlb1 chromosome Z, bZonAlb1.hap1, whole genome shotgun sequence genome, one window contains:
- the POLR1E gene encoding DNA-directed RNA polymerase I subunit RPA49 — MATATATATWRYRGDPEGERPAALVRFANGRLERPESLQFTVYRNRDSAHPRKRHRRILVSETERLCYVGHNFGSQVMRCNSLCRYFVGVLDKSSGQMDVYNAEMFNMQPLLSDNVMPDDTKDYQTKSYREKMDLCIEAFGTSKQKRALSSRRMNAVGSDIVSTAVTKAAANVIDAKGVTGLMQDMAQDDVQNISAFLPPCHEDAQRPEHVYRFEDILSAAEYEALRVPAAALASITAEEMAKRAEERSLCSFVLEELKFLPTDEKSRDHKARCLWFLDTLIKFSQQKVIKKKHPMGPECPHIISKKLMKNFTSLTYNNGSIQNLISASMKAKITAYAIALALHINNFQTDLTVLQNDLKLSESRILDIAKALRLKVSKAKGVPGLENDQSHKLGTLSLPLPTQKAPEGQRKRKKMS; from the exons ATGGCCACCGCCACCGCCACCGCCACCTGGCGCTACCGCGGGGACCCCGAGGGCGAGCGGCCGGCGGCGCTCG TGCGGTTCGCCAACGGGAGGCTGGAGCGGCCTGAATCGCTGCAGTTCACCGTGTACCGGAACCGGGACTCGGCGCACCCGCGGAAGAGGCACCGCCGGATCCTG GTCTCGGAGACGGAGCGGCTCTGCTACGTGGGACACAACTTTGGCAGCCAGGTCATGAGGTGCAACTCCCTGTGCAG GTACTTTGTTGGAGTGCTGGACAAGAGCTCTGGGCAGATGGATGTCTACAATGCTGAAATGTTCAACATGCAGCCCCTGCTCTCAG ATAACGTGATGCCTGACGACACCAAGGACTACCAGACCAAATCCTACAGGGAGAAG ATGGATCTGTGCATCGAGGCCTTTGGCACCAGCAAGCAGAAGCGAGCCCTGAGCTCGCGCCGCATGAACGCCGTGGGCAGCGACATCGTGAGCACGGCTGTCACCAAGGCGGCTGCCAACGTCATCGATGCCAAGGGAGTGACAG GGCTGATGCAGGACATGGCCCAGGACGATGTGCAGAACATCTCTGCCTTCCTCCCGCCGTGCCACGAGGACGCCCAGCGGCCAGAGCACGTCTACAGGTTTGAGGACA TCCTGTCTGCTGCCGAGTACGAGGCGCTGCGGGTGCCTGCAGCCGCCCTGGCCAGCATCACTGCAGAGGAGATGGCCAAGAGGGCAGAGGAGAGAAG cctctgctcctttgttttggaggagctgaagttccTGCCCACTGATGAGAAGAGCAGGGACCACAAAGCCAGATGCCTCTGGTTCCTGGACACCCTCATCAAGTTCAGCCAGCAGAAAGTGATCAAGAAGAAGC ATCCAATGGGTCCTGAATGCCCACACATCATCAGCAAGAAACTCATGAAGAATTTCACCTCGCTGACCTACAACAATGGCAG CATCCAGAATTTAATCTCTGCCTCCATGAAGGCCAAAATCACCGCCTATGCCAttgccttggctctgcacatTAACAACTTCCAGACAGATCTCACCGTCCTGCAGAATGACCTGAAGCTCTCGGAGAGCAG GATCCTGGACATCGCCAAGGCGCTGCGGCTCAAGGTGTCCAAGGCCAagggggtgccagggctggagaatGACCAGAGCCACAAGCTGGgcaccctgtccctgcccctgcccacgCAGAAGGCACCAGAGGGACAGCGCAAGCGCAAGAAAATGAGCtga
- the ZBTB5 gene encoding zinc finger and BTB domain-containing protein 5 yields MDFPGHFEQVFQQLNYQRLHGQLCDCVIVVGNRHFKAHRSVLAACSTHFRALFTVAEGDQSMNMIQLDSEVVTAEAFAALIDMMYTSTLMLGESNVMDVLLAASHLHLNSVVKACKHYLTTRTLPLSPPSERAQEQSARLQRSFMLQQLGLSIVSSALGSAQGAEEPAGAAGAALRGGLEQRAAFPMRRLHKRKQSSEERARQRARPALDEPGADGAAESGQPVVHSREDFFSPDSLKMVDNAKADAVADNQEDNTIMFDQSFGAQEDAQVPSQSDNGGGNISQMSMASQATQVETSFDQEAAAEKSNFPCENPEVSLNEKEHMRVVVKSEPLSSPEPQDEVSDVTSQAEGSESVEVEGGVVSAEKIELSPESSDRSFSDPQSSTDRVGDIHIMEVSNNLEHKSSFSISNFLNKSRGGGFGTGQNSDDNIPNTTSDCRMDSDAPYLMSPESGPAGSHSAAAVSHVENPFSEPADSHFVRPMQDVMGLPCVQTSGYRAAEQFGMDFPRSGLGLHSLSRAMMGSVRGGAGGFPGYRRIAPKMPVVTSVRGSQLQESSSGSQLMLNGGASFEGGHLSQPGPPQLTRASADVLSKCKKALSEHNVLVVEGARKYACKICCKTFLTLTDCKKHIRVHTGEKPYACLKCGKRFSQSSHLYKHSKTTCLRWQSSNLPSSLL; encoded by the coding sequence ATGGATTTCCCGGGGCACTTTGAGCAGGTCTTCCAGCAGCTCAACTACCAGCGGCTGCACGGGCAGCTGTGCGACTGCGTCATCGTGGTGGGCAACCGGCACTTCAAGGCGCACCGCTCGGTGCTGGCCGCCTGCAGCACGCACTTCCGCGCGCTCTTCACCGTGGCCGAGGGCGACCAGAGCATGAACATGATCCAGCTGGACAGCGAGGTGGTGACGGCCGAGGCCTTCGCCGCGCTCATCGACATGATGTACACCTCCACGCTGATGCTGGGCGAGAGCAACGTCATGGACGTGCTGCTGGCCGCCTCGCACCTGCACCTCAACTCGGTGGTGAAGGCCTGCAAGCACTACCTGACGACGCGGACGCTGCCGCTGTCGCCGCCCAGCGAGCGCGCGCAGGAGCAGAGCGCGCGGCTGCAGCGCTCCTtcatgctgcagcagctggggctcagcaTCGTCAGCTCGGCGCTGGGCTCGGCGCAGGGCGCCGAGGAgccggcgggcgcggcgggcgcggcgctgCGCGGCGGGCTGGAGCAGCGCGCCGCCTTCCCCATGCGCCGCCTGCACAAGCGCAAGCAGTCGTCCGAGGAGCGCGCCCGCCAGCGCGCGCGGCCCGCCCTGGACGAGCCCGGCGCGGACGGAGCCGCCGAGAGCGGGCAGCCCGTCGTGCACTCCCGCGAGGACTTCTTCTCGCCCGACTCGCTCAAGATGGTGGACAACGCCAAGGCCGACGCCGTGGCCGATAACCAGGAGGACAACACCATCATGTTCGACCAGTCCTTCGGCGCTCAGGAGGACGCCCAAGTGCCCAGCCAGTCAGACAATGGTGGGGGGAACATCTCCCAGATGTCCATGGCGTCCCAGGCCACACAGGTGGAAACCAGCTTCGaccaggaggctgctgctgagaagAGCAACTTCCCCTGCGAAAACCCGGAGGTCAGCCTGAACGAGAAGGAGCACATGAGGGTGGTGGTGAAGTCGGAGCCCCTGAGCTCCCCGGAgccccaggacgaggtgagcGATGTCACCTCCCAGGCGGAGGGCAGCGAGTCTGTGGAGGTGGAAGGAGGGGTGGTGAGTGCAGAGAAGATCGAGCTGAGTCCCGAGAGCAGCGACCGCAGCTTCTCAGACCCCCAGTCCAGCACCGACAGGGTGGGAGACATCCACATCATGGAGGTGTCCAACAacctggagcacaagtcctctTTCAGCATTTCGAATTTTTTGAACAAAAGCAGGGGAGGTGGCTTTGGCACCGGCCAGAACAGCGATGACAACATTCCCAACACCACCAGCGACTGCAGGATGGACAGCGACGCCCCGTACCTGATGAGCCCGGAGTCGGGGCCCGCCGGCAGCCACTCCGCCGCTGCCGTCTCACACGTGGAGAACCCGTTCAGCGAGCCCGCGGACTCCCACTTTGTGAGGCCCATGCAGGATGTGATGGGCCTGCCGTGCGTGCAGACCTCCGGCTACCGAGCAGCGGAGCAGTTCGGCATGGATTTCCCCCGCTCGGGGCTGGGCCTGCACTCGCTGTCGCGGGCCATGATGGGCTCCGTGCGAGGCGGGGCGGGCGGCTTTCCCGGCTACCGGCGCATCGCCCCCAAGATGCCCGTGGTGACCTCGGTGCGGGGCTCGCAGCTGCAGGAGAGCTCGTCGGGCTCGCAGCTGATGCTGAACGGCGGCGCGTCCTTCGAGGGCGGGCACCTGTCGCAGCCGGGCCCGCCGCAGCTGACGCGCGCCTCGGCCGACGTGCTGTCCAAGTGCAAGAAGGCTCTGTCGGAGCACAACGTGCTGGTGGTGGAGGGCGCGCGCAAGTACGCCTGCAAGATCTGCTGCAAGACCTTCCTGACGCTGACGGACTGCAAGAAGCACATCCGCGTGCACACGGGGGAGAAGCCCTACGCCTGCCTCAAGTGCGGCAAGCGCTTCAGCCAGTCCAGCCACCTGTACAAACACTCTAAGACCACCTGCCTGAGGTGGCAGAGCAGCAACCTGCCCAGCAGCTTGCTGTGa